The Sporichthyaceae bacterium DNA window GCCGAGGGCACCGACGCCGGCCAGGAAACGGCGCCGGGTCAACCCGGCGGGGTTCTGCTCACCGCATCGCATGTGAGGGTCCGTCCAGGATGAGGGCGATCAACGAGGGCAGCAGCCCGTGCAGGGTTGACTTGGCCACCGGGGTGGTGGCGGCCTCGCCGAGGAAGGTCTGCAGCGCCTGAACATGCGCCACGGGCAGCGGAGCACCGGTCAGCCGAACCCCGAGCCGGGCGATGGCGTCGCCACTGTTGGCCGGGGTCCCGCCGTAGAGCGTGGCCTTGTTGGACTTGGCGAACGCATTGGGCCACGAGTCCGCGGACAGCGCGAGGTGGTGCAGCCAGAGCGTGAGCAGCGTGCTGGCCGAACGCCAGGCGGCGGCCACATCGGGATAGCCGTTGGGCGGGTCCCAGGCCAGCGGCACGTTGCCGACCTGCTGGGTCATGACCTGCAGGTACTTCAGCGCGGCGGTGATTGTGGCCGGCCTGGTGTCCAGGATGCGCAACGTGGCCACGATGTTCTCCGCGGGTCGGCGCACCTTCTGCCCCCGCGAGGCCCAGAACTCCGTCGAGCGCAGGATCGTGTCCAGCATCGGCAGGATCTGCGTGCCGGAGCCGGTGTAGGCCTTGGCCACCGCGCCCACCAGGGCGTCGGAGGGGTGGTCGGACACGAGCCGGATGCACAGCTTGTGGGCCAGCCGAGTGGCCGTCGCGGGGTGTGCGGCCAGGTAGCGCAGCAGGGCGTCGCCGCCGGCCTCGCCGTCCGCCGTCGAGGAATTGGGATGGCGGAAGCCGAGCACCCGGACCGCGCCGGTGCCGTGGATCGCCGGGTTGTAGGTGTAATCCAGGGTCCGGGAATCCACGGTGCGCCCGGTGAGCAGCTTGGCCGTGTTCTTCACGTCGGACTCGGAATACACCAACCCGACGGTGTGCAGCTCGAGCAGTTCCCGGGCGTAGTTCTCGTTGACCGCGGCCTTGCTGGACTGCGCCAGGTTCAGGTACAGCAGCATCGCGGCGTTGCGCGCCGAGGCCACCAGCATGTCGGTGAATGAACCCAGGGCGTGCTTGCGGATGACGTCGCGGTCGAAGGTGTGCCGGGTGACCCACAGGTCCGCGCGCGGGCAAACGACGTTGAGGTGGTTGGCGAAGAAGTCGACCAGGACCTCATAGAGCTGGGCGCTGCTCCAGACCTGCAGCCCCAGCGTGACCTGGGTGAGCTGGGTCATCAGGTCCCAGCCGTAGGAGTTGCCACGCAGCTTGAGGAAGGTATGCGCATCGGCGGGGCTGGTGCCCAACAGTGTGGCCTGCGTGGAGACCAGGGTGTCGCCGGCGTATCCGGCGTAGGTGTGGCCCGCGGCGATCTGCGCGGCGATCCAGGCCGGGATCCCGCGCTCGGCGATCTCCGCCCGCGCCGCCGCCGTCGGGCCGAAGGCGAGCCGGGACAGCACGTGGTCCGTGGGATTCGGAGTCAGCGGCGCCTTCGCCGTTGTGGCGCTCTTCGCGATCGCCTCGGCGATCGTCGGATAGATCGTGGTCAAAAGCGGCTCCCTGGACCTAGCGGCTCAGTGAAAGACCACCGTTCGGTTGCCGTGCACCAGCACCCGGTCCTCCAGGTGCGCGCGCAAGCCACGGGCCAGCACAATCTTCTCGATGTCCCGACCCTTTCGCACCATGTCCGCCACGGTGTCCGAATGGTCGACCCGAATGACATCTTGTTCGACGATGGGGCCCGCGTCCAGGTTTTCGGTCACGTAATGGCACGTCGCACCGACGAGCTTTACCCCGCGCGTATGTGCTTGGTGGTAAGGCTTTGCGCCGATAAAGCTCGGCAGAAAACTGTGGTGAATGTTGAGCATCCGCCCGGACCAGGCCTCGCACAGATCCGGTGGCACAATCTGCATAAATCGGGCCAAAACGATCGCGTCCGGCTCCTCGGCGTCGACCAGTTTGCGCACCTCGTCGAACGCCGCCCGCTTGCCCTGCGCGCCGGGCGCGAACGGCACGTGATGGAACGGGATGGAGTGCGCCCGGGTGATCGCCTCCAGACCGGTGTGGTTACCGATCACCGCACGCACGTCCATGTCGAGTTCGCCACCCGCGTGCCTGCCGAGCAGGTCGTAGAGGCAGTGCACCTCCTTGGACACCAGCATGACCACCCGCGGCGGTCGACCGGTGTCGGAGACCCGCCAGGTGGTGTCCGCACCGAACTCCGCAGCCACCGCGGCGAAGCGCTCGCGCAGTTCGTCCAACCCCCACGGCAACGTGTCGGCCTGCACCACCTGGCGGGTGAAGAACCAGTTGGACTGCGGGTCCAGGTGGTAGCCGGCCTCGGTGATCGATCCACCCGCCTCGGACAGGAACGTGGCGATGCGCGCCACGATGCCGGTGCGGTCGGGACAGCCGAGGGTAAGCACGTAATGCGACATGTGGCTCAGTCTTCCGAACCGGTGGGGCGCATCAACATCACGCCCTCCAGCGTCAGGATCAGCACTACCTCGCCGTTGTCGTCGGTGAGCTCGGAGCGGGTGGTGACGATGGCGTCGCCGCGTTCCGGACGCAGGTTCACCTCGGCCACCACGAGCTTGCCGGTCAAGGTGGTACCCGGCCGGACGGGGCGGCGCAGGTCGGCGTGGATGGTCTTGCCCGCCTTCACCGCGGTACGGCTCCAGACCGCGTCGACCACCAGACGCTGGTAGATCCCGACGGTCTGCACGCCGCTGGCGATGATGCCACCCCAGGGGCTCGCCTCCGCCGCCGCCTTACTGACGTGCATCGGCTGCGGGTCGTACTCCCGGCCGAACCCGATGATGTCCGACTCGGTCAGCGTCAACGAGCCGAACTGGAACTCCATGCCCGGTTTGAAGTCCTCGCCGTAGAGCAGATCCCCGCTCATTCACCACACTCCTGACGGATCGTCAGCCCGCGTCGCCAATCCCGTGGAACGCGCCCACCCTATGCAGACGGTGGACGAGCGCCCCGGGGCGACCGGCGGTCAGCCGCTGATGGTGTCCAGGAACCGGGCCACCCGGTCCCGCACGCCCGCCGGTCGGACGGGGAACTCCCCGGCGGCCAGGCTGACCAGATGCTGCGCGGTGGAGAACGCCAGATCTGCCTCGGGCAGCACGTCCTGGGCCTGCACCTCGAAGCGTTCGTGGGCCAATAAGCCCAGCTCCTCCTCGCCCCGATCCAGGGCCAGCAGGGTGGCCCCGGCCTTGCGGGCGTCCGCCAACCGGGACAGCAGGCCCTCACCGGCGGACCGCGCGGCCACCACGAACAGCGTGTCCCGCCGACCCGCGGCTGCCAGCCGGGACAGGTCCACGGCCAGGTGCGGGGGCGCCCCGTCGGGGACCTCGTGCCGGACCAGCGTGGGCACCAGGCCCGGCAGACCGACCGCGCGGGCCTCGTCGGTCAGATGCGCGGTGACGTGCCACGGCTCGTAGTCCGGCGTGCCCACCAACAACAACCCGCCGGGGGTGGCCCGACGCAGGCCGCGGGCCAGGGCGCGGCTGCGACTCATCCAGTCGGTGTGGGCGAGCAGATCGCGCAGCGCCCGGGTGCGTTCGACGTCCACCGCGGCAGTCCACCACGGGGTGTGCCCTCAGGCCGGGAGGCCACGCAAGAACTCGAGCAGCGGCGGGTTGACCTGATCCGGGTGGCTGAGGTTCGACGCGTGTGCGGCACCGGAGATGGGCACCACACCGGCGCACCCGGACAGTCCGGCGGCCAACGTCTGCGCCAGCTCCATGGAGATCGCACCGTCCTCGGTGCCGTGCACCACGAGTGCGGGACAGGTGATCTCGGCCAGGCGGTCGGTGACGTCCTCGCGACCGAGCAGACACCGGCCGGGCTCGGCCAGCAGCGTGCGGTCGCGGGCCTGCCACTTCGCGATCCAGATCTCGTCGAGCACCGGGTCGTCGAGAATGATCCCGGCGATGATCCGAGCCAGTTCCTCGCCGGGACCGACGTTGACCCAGGCGTCGATCATGTCCCCGTAGAGCTCGACCTTGTCCGGTTCCTCGACGCCGGCCTGGGTGTCGATGAGCACCAGCGCGCGCACCCGCTCGGGCGCGAGCAGGGCCACCCGCAGCGAGCAGAAGCCGCCCTGGGACATGCCGCCGATCACCGCGCGGTCCAGGCCGAGCGAGTCGAGCAGGCCGAGGCAGTCCCGGGCGTTGTCCCAGTAGTCGAACGACTTGCCGTCGAAGTCGGTGTCGCCGAACCCGCGGGCGTCCCAGGCAATCACCCGGAACCCGCCGCTCAGCGCCTCGATCTGCGGGGTGAACATCTCGTGGTCCATCAGGAAGCCGTGCGCGAACAGCACGGCCGGTCCGGCACCGCCGGAGTCGGTGTAGAAGATGCGTTGCCCGTTGACCTCGGCGACCGGCATGTCAGTTCGGCCAAACCGGCTTGCGCTTCTCCAGGAACGCGGC harbors:
- a CDS encoding DUF1800 domain-containing protein, yielding MTTIYPTIAEAIAKSATTAKAPLTPNPTDHVLSRLAFGPTAAARAEIAERGIPAWIAAQIAAGHTYAGYAGDTLVSTQATLLGTSPADAHTFLKLRGNSYGWDLMTQLTQVTLGLQVWSSAQLYEVLVDFFANHLNVVCPRADLWVTRHTFDRDVIRKHALGSFTDMLVASARNAAMLLYLNLAQSSKAAVNENYARELLELHTVGLVYSESDVKNTAKLLTGRTVDSRTLDYTYNPAIHGTGAVRVLGFRHPNSSTADGEAGGDALLRYLAAHPATATRLAHKLCIRLVSDHPSDALVGAVAKAYTGSGTQILPMLDTILRSTEFWASRGQKVRRPAENIVATLRILDTRPATITAALKYLQVMTQQVGNVPLAWDPPNGYPDVAAAWRSASTLLTLWLHHLALSADSWPNAFAKSNKATLYGGTPANSGDAIARLGVRLTGAPLPVAHVQALQTFLGEAATTPVAKSTLHGLLPSLIALILDGPSHAMR
- a CDS encoding alpha/beta hydrolase, whose protein sequence is MPVAEVNGQRIFYTDSGGAGPAVLFAHGFLMDHEMFTPQIEALSGGFRVIAWDARGFGDTDFDGKSFDYWDNARDCLGLLDSLGLDRAVIGGMSQGGFCSLRVALLAPERVRALVLIDTQAGVEEPDKVELYGDMIDAWVNVGPGEELARIIAGIILDDPVLDEIWIAKWQARDRTLLAEPGRCLLGREDVTDRLAEITCPALVVHGTEDGAISMELAQTLAAGLSGCAGVVPISGAAHASNLSHPDQVNPPLLEFLRGLPA
- the purU gene encoding formyltetrahydrofolate deformylase encodes the protein MSHYVLTLGCPDRTGIVARIATFLSEAGGSITEAGYHLDPQSNWFFTRQVVQADTLPWGLDELRERFAAVAAEFGADTTWRVSDTGRPPRVVMLVSKEVHCLYDLLGRHAGGELDMDVRAVIGNHTGLEAITRAHSIPFHHVPFAPGAQGKRAAFDEVRKLVDAEEPDAIVLARFMQIVPPDLCEAWSGRMLNIHHSFLPSFIGAKPYHQAHTRGVKLVGATCHYVTENLDAGPIVEQDVIRVDHSDTVADMVRKGRDIEKIVLARGLRAHLEDRVLVHGNRTVVFH
- a CDS encoding MaoC/PaaZ C-terminal domain-containing protein, which gives rise to MSGDLLYGEDFKPGMEFQFGSLTLTESDIIGFGREYDPQPMHVSKAAAEASPWGGIIASGVQTVGIYQRLVVDAVWSRTAVKAGKTIHADLRRPVRPGTTLTGKLVVAEVNLRPERGDAIVTTRSELTDDNGEVVLILTLEGVMLMRPTGSED